Proteins from one Geomonas agri genomic window:
- the dnaA gene encoding chromosomal replication initiator protein DnaA → MENIWLEAQANLKQVLTEQTYTTWIEPLKFLGATADTVVLEVPSSFFQKWVTDKYLAMIKEVLSAITSKTYHIEFHVAEAKPELTEPKADKEPKAKGKEKEKEKEGEKDKEKEKDKKPELVPNLNPKYTFESFVSGPSNQFAYAASQAVANKPASNYNPLFIYGGVGLGKTHLVNAIGNQILAKNPRAKICYYSSEKFMNEMINSLRYKKMDEFRNKFRKMDLLLIDDIQFMAGKEATQEEFFHTFNALYESHKQIVVTSDKFPKDIPGLEERLRSRFEWGLIADIQPPGVETKVAILKKKSDMHAVNLPDDVALFLAEGATSNIRELEGMLIRLEAFASLTGKEITLSMAREVMKDIIVEKTRDISVEMIQKMVADHFRIKLSELKSDKRIKTLVVPRQIAIYICRELTKASYPEIGEKFGGKDHSTIIHSVKKIEKQLAADADLKATVEDIKKRLFT, encoded by the coding sequence ATGGAAAATATTTGGCTGGAAGCCCAGGCAAATCTTAAACAAGTATTAACTGAGCAGACTTACACGACCTGGATAGAGCCGCTTAAGTTTCTTGGCGCCACCGCAGACACCGTAGTCCTCGAAGTACCGAGTTCGTTCTTTCAGAAATGGGTTACTGACAAGTACCTCGCCATGATCAAGGAAGTACTCTCCGCGATCACCTCAAAGACCTACCACATCGAGTTCCACGTCGCCGAAGCGAAGCCCGAGCTGACCGAGCCCAAGGCGGACAAGGAGCCGAAAGCAAAAGGCAAGGAGAAGGAGAAAGAGAAGGAAGGGGAAAAGGACAAGGAAAAGGAGAAGGACAAAAAGCCCGAACTAGTCCCTAACCTCAACCCCAAGTACACCTTCGAGTCCTTCGTGTCCGGGCCGAGCAACCAGTTCGCCTATGCGGCGTCCCAGGCGGTGGCCAACAAGCCGGCCTCCAACTACAACCCGCTCTTTATTTACGGGGGCGTGGGTTTGGGCAAGACGCACCTGGTTAACGCAATCGGCAACCAGATCCTGGCTAAGAACCCCAGGGCGAAGATCTGCTACTACTCGTCCGAAAAGTTCATGAACGAGATGATCAACTCGCTCCGCTACAAGAAGATGGATGAGTTCCGCAACAAGTTCAGGAAGATGGACCTGCTGCTCATCGACGACATCCAGTTCATGGCCGGAAAAGAGGCGACCCAGGAGGAATTCTTCCACACCTTCAACGCGCTCTACGAGTCCCACAAACAGATCGTGGTCACCTCGGACAAATTCCCCAAGGACATCCCGGGCCTCGAAGAGCGCCTGAGATCGCGTTTCGAGTGGGGCCTGATCGCGGACATCCAGCCGCCGGGTGTGGAGACCAAGGTCGCCATTCTCAAGAAGAAGTCCGACATGCACGCGGTAAACCTCCCCGACGACGTGGCGCTGTTCCTTGCCGAGGGCGCCACCAGCAACATCCGCGAACTGGAAGGGATGCTGATCCGCCTGGAGGCCTTTGCGAGCCTGACTGGTAAAGAGATCACCCTGTCCATGGCACGCGAGGTGATGAAGGACATCATCGTCGAGAAGACCCGCGACATCAGCGTTGAGATGATCCAGAAGATGGTCGCCGACCATTTCCGCATCAAGCTATCCGAGCTCAAGTCGGACAAGCGCATCAAGACACTGGTGGTGCCGCGTCAGATCGCCATATATATATGCCGGGAACTGACCAAGGCGTCCTACCCGGAGATCGGCGAGAAATTCGGCGGCAAGGACCACTCGACCATCATCCACTCGGTAAAGAAAATAGAGAAGCAGTTGGCGGCCGACGCTGACCTGAAGGCGACTGTGGAAGATATCAAGAAAAGGCTGTTCACATAG